One genomic region from Ralstonia pseudosolanacearum encodes:
- a CDS encoding leucine-rich repeat domain-containing protein — protein sequence MQSLTGSVTTPSDQTAQEPAQTEPAAAPSSLVARLSRVLRRALQRVRPTPAGHANPAPVAARAHTTIMPRHERRPAAEPSRAQHQMRADAARTAHRLQQPAGGLHAHHARGTVPFADGNRWMAVCDAVAGWQQEMVRRVNRYSGSLLPDVNRPTEQGLALAATRMLLAMQQKSRHLVLDSIPVMRLPSALCNAEQVEVLTVHDCDVFEWPASGGLPPNLCSLHFSRNRRLTAIPGRMGQLQQLRELVVLDSPLRALPTAVSQLPQLERLVLQGSDLRIVPVELGALQRLQTLTLANSRLLTQLPTSLGQLQRLRQLNLRGNPVLPALPETVGQLSVLESLDLRENTSMTVLPRSLGSLRRLRHLDCSGMTALTALPADVGACTSLRTLRLRDCVTLRTLPATLGSLKRLTHLDLRGCVGLTDLPEALRSLPATCRIDVPPHLEERLVQRRRTVAQAPSVPMPNPGEGADWGRLLLNWRTRLGLYDTEYGSDAFRIWVERSANAAMPDEVRSRRDARRLGFLVDGLCNSATLRCLVFQRAHERYALGHLDEEGLAIPELMALLTEECVRNGPSFADRAATLMRHEAWSSLLEGATGNDFIGEAVEVLANSLPQIYADRHGLPIDGDTVLPLQRQAAAQVWVPATPTIH from the coding sequence ATGCAATCGCTCACCGGTAGTGTCACCACGCCTTCTGATCAGACCGCGCAAGAGCCGGCCCAGACAGAACCGGCGGCTGCGCCGTCTTCGCTGGTCGCCCGTCTGTCGCGCGTATTGAGACGCGCGCTGCAGCGCGTGCGTCCCACGCCGGCAGGGCACGCGAACCCGGCACCCGTGGCGGCGCGGGCACACACGACGATCATGCCGCGGCACGAACGCCGACCGGCGGCCGAGCCGTCGCGCGCCCAGCACCAGATGCGTGCCGATGCCGCGCGCACCGCGCACCGTCTGCAGCAGCCGGCCGGTGGGCTCCACGCGCATCATGCGCGGGGCACCGTGCCGTTCGCCGACGGCAACCGCTGGATGGCGGTCTGCGATGCGGTGGCCGGCTGGCAGCAGGAAATGGTGCGCCGGGTCAACCGCTACAGCGGTTCGCTGCTGCCCGACGTCAATCGTCCGACCGAGCAGGGGCTTGCGCTGGCGGCCACGCGCATGCTGCTCGCCATGCAGCAGAAGAGCCGGCACCTGGTGCTCGACAGCATTCCCGTGATGCGCCTGCCGAGCGCGCTGTGCAACGCCGAGCAGGTCGAAGTGCTGACCGTGCACGACTGCGATGTCTTCGAGTGGCCGGCCTCGGGCGGATTGCCGCCCAACCTGTGCTCGCTGCATTTCTCGCGCAACCGGCGCCTGACCGCGATTCCGGGCAGGATGGGCCAGCTCCAGCAACTGCGCGAGCTCGTCGTCCTCGACTCGCCGCTGCGCGCGTTGCCCACCGCGGTGTCGCAACTACCGCAGCTGGAGCGCCTCGTGCTGCAGGGCTCGGACCTGCGCATCGTGCCGGTGGAGCTGGGCGCCCTGCAGCGGCTGCAGACCCTCACGCTGGCCAACAGCCGGCTGCTGACGCAGTTGCCGACCAGCCTGGGCCAGTTGCAGCGGCTGCGCCAGCTGAACCTGCGCGGCAATCCGGTGCTGCCCGCGCTGCCGGAGACCGTGGGCCAGCTGTCGGTGCTGGAGTCGCTGGACCTGCGCGAGAACACCAGCATGACCGTGCTGCCGCGCTCGCTCGGTTCGCTGCGCCGGCTGCGCCACCTGGACTGCTCAGGCATGACGGCGCTGACCGCGCTGCCCGCCGATGTCGGCGCCTGCACGTCGCTGCGCACACTGCGCCTGCGCGATTGCGTCACGCTGCGCACGCTGCCGGCCACGCTGGGCAGCCTGAAGCGGCTCACCCATCTCGATCTGCGCGGCTGCGTCGGCCTGACCGATCTGCCCGAGGCCCTGCGCAGCCTGCCCGCGACCTGCCGCATCGATGTGCCGCCGCATCTGGAGGAGCGCCTGGTCCAACGCCGGCGCACCGTCGCGCAGGCACCGTCCGTGCCGATGCCGAACCCGGGCGAGGGCGCGGACTGGGGACGCCTGCTCCTGAATTGGCGCACGCGGCTGGGTCTCTACGACACCGAATACGGCAGCGATGCCTTCCGCATCTGGGTGGAGCGCTCGGCCAATGCCGCCATGCCGGACGAGGTCCGTTCGCGCCGCGACGCCCGCCGGCTCGGCTTCCTGGTCGACGGGCTGTGCAATTCCGCCACGCTGCGCTGCCTGGTCTTCCAGCGCGCCCATGAGCGCTACGCCCTGGGGCACCTGGACGAAGAGGGGCTGGCGATCCCGGAGCTGATGGCCCTGCTGACGGAGGAATGCGTGCGCAACGGCCCGTCGTTCGCCGATCGGGCGGCCACGCTGATGCGTCACGAAGCCTGGTCCTCGCTGCTGGAGGGCGCCACGGGCAACGACTTCATCGGCGAGGCCGTGGAGGTGCTGGCGAACTCCCTGCCGCAGATCTATGCAGACCGCCACGGCCTGCCCATCGACGGCGATACCGTGCTCCCCCTCCAGCGGCAGGCGGCGGCACAGGTATGGGTGCCGGCCACGCCGACGATCCACTGA
- a CDS encoding winged helix-turn-helix transcriptional regulator, producing MEATTTQAVELPLAPEHGTPPPESCRLVLDILNRIGDKWTVMVIGTLSNGPMRFNAILRAISGISHRMLTLTLRGLEQDGLVKRTAYATIPPKVEYELTELGLSLIEPLRALGDWAVRNRPAIAAARAHFASLTAAQ from the coding sequence GTGGAGGCAACAACAACGCAGGCAGTCGAACTGCCCCTGGCACCGGAACACGGCACGCCGCCGCCTGAGTCTTGCCGGCTGGTGCTGGACATCCTGAACCGCATCGGCGACAAGTGGACGGTCATGGTCATCGGCACGCTGTCGAACGGGCCGATGCGCTTCAACGCGATCCTGCGCGCCATCAGCGGCATTTCCCACCGGATGCTGACGCTGACCCTGCGCGGCCTCGAGCAGGACGGGCTGGTCAAGCGCACGGCCTACGCGACGATTCCGCCGAAGGTCGAATACGAACTCACCGAACTGGGCCTGTCGCTGATCGAACCGCTGCGAGCGCTCGGTGACTGGGCCGTCCGCAACCGCCCCGCCATCGCGGCGGCACGGGCGCACTTTGCGTCCTTGACGGCAGCACAGTAG
- a CDS encoding IS630 family transposase, whose product MRLVERSRRRPPQVAAREHGRHGGRRCARRISDTGADRAARAGSSWATAAMSDRDTGRGAQARRLLFQAQPLLAQKKRCEEEFAVKADVLGKLQQAARDQAIRLLYLDEAGFAASPVVQRAWSPRGLPHCVEPHSHCRRSVLGAFDYGQNSLIHAAHAHSIKGPDVEQFLDALIRQDDSRPTIIVLDNAAIHHSISEETRDRWFREHKALLFFLPPYSPELNMIEIVWKHFKYHWRRFVNWTRDTIDAELAELLSGYGSKFQINFS is encoded by the coding sequence GTGCGGCTTGTTGAGCGGTCACGGCGGCGGCCGCCCCAGGTCGCTGCCCGAGAACATGGTCGCCACGGCGGTCGACGCTGCGCGCGCCGAATCTCTGACACTGGCGCAGATCGCGCAGCGCGTGCAGGAAGTTCATGGGCAACCGCTGCCATGTCAGATCGAGACACTGGGCGCGGCGCTCAAGCGCGAAGGCTTCTCTTTCAAGCGCAACCGCTACTCGCTCAAAAAAAACGGTGCGAAGAGGAGTTCGCTGTGAAAGCAGACGTGCTCGGCAAGCTCCAGCAGGCCGCGCGCGACCAGGCCATCCGGCTCCTCTATCTCGATGAGGCTGGCTTTGCAGCTTCGCCCGTTGTGCAGCGCGCATGGTCACCACGAGGGCTGCCCCATTGTGTTGAACCGCACAGCCACTGCCGACGTTCTGTGCTCGGTGCGTTCGACTACGGGCAGAACAGCCTGATTCACGCCGCGCATGCGCACAGCATCAAAGGCCCCGATGTCGAGCAGTTTCTCGATGCGCTGATTCGGCAAGACGACAGCCGACCCACCATCATCGTCCTCGACAACGCAGCCATTCATCACAGCATCAGCGAGGAAACCCGCGACCGCTGGTTCAGGGAACACAAAGCGCTCCTGTTCTTTCTGCCGCCCTACAGCCCCGAACTGAACATGATCGAGATCGTCTGGAAGCACTTCAAATATCACTGGCGTCGCTTCGTCAACTGGACACGCGACACCATCGACGCTGAACTAGCCGAACTCCTATCCGGCTACGGCTCCAAATTTCAAATCAATTTTTCGTGA
- a CDS encoding SDR family oxidoreductase, translating to MEIGVSGASGQLGKAVLAELAARGAGHRVVGISRTPERVPAPAQGRLGDYDRAETLLQAYSGLDRLLLIPSADLGPGVRGRQFTAAIDAAVRAGVQHIVMVSTAGTCELAEPALGAAYWVGEQHLVKTAPRWTILRMNYYAESFAQQAPMFLGSGILPGLGENRVAFVSRDDVAAAAAGILLGEGHAGAIYNATGPVALSGAQRAALVAELSGKPLRFAVSDEAPLRQGLAQAGLPGGFVDAVIDIEKSFVAGAFDVVTGDVARLAGREPRALRTLLADSLRPAVADA from the coding sequence ATGGAAATCGGCGTCAGCGGTGCGAGCGGGCAGCTCGGCAAGGCAGTCTTGGCGGAACTGGCGGCACGCGGCGCCGGCCATCGCGTGGTCGGGATCTCGCGCACGCCGGAGCGCGTCCCGGCGCCCGCGCAAGGGCGGCTCGGCGACTACGACCGCGCCGAGACGCTCCTGCAGGCCTACAGCGGCCTCGATCGCCTGCTGCTGATCCCGAGCGCCGATCTGGGCCCGGGCGTGCGCGGCCGGCAGTTCACGGCGGCGATCGACGCGGCGGTCCGGGCGGGCGTGCAGCACATTGTGATGGTGTCGACGGCGGGCACGTGCGAGCTGGCCGAGCCGGCGCTCGGCGCGGCCTACTGGGTGGGCGAGCAGCACCTGGTGAAGACGGCGCCGCGCTGGACGATCCTGCGCATGAATTACTACGCCGAGTCGTTTGCCCAGCAAGCGCCGATGTTCCTCGGTTCGGGGATCCTGCCGGGGCTGGGCGAAAACCGCGTCGCCTTCGTCTCGCGCGACGATGTGGCGGCTGCGGCGGCGGGGATCCTGCTTGGCGAAGGGCATGCCGGCGCCATCTACAACGCGACCGGGCCGGTGGCGCTGAGCGGTGCGCAGCGGGCGGCCCTGGTGGCCGAACTGTCGGGCAAGCCGCTGCGCTTCGCCGTGTCCGATGAGGCGCCGCTGCGCCAGGGGCTGGCGCAGGCGGGCCTTCCCGGCGGCTTCGTCGACGCCGTGATCGACATCGAGAAGAGCTTCGTCGCGGGCGCGTTCGATGTCGTCACGGGCGATGTGGCGCGCCTGGCCGGACGCGAGCCACGCGCGCTGCGGACGCTGTTGGCCGACAGCCTGCGCCCGGCCGTGGCGGATGCCTAG
- a CDS encoding type III effector protein, which produces MRPFSKFFSNATPPTSRTTATHAATTPAPAAQQPALPKVRKTSGLPGPLRGLLDSRTAKYQQSMARLSDDTELQQALLGQRPGMNGRMTRAVYQEAKRRMDSGQWNPQPAATEAAHAPAPTPASRPIPGAPKTSHLPGPLRNVLDGHTAKYERASVRFADDAKLQQVLLGQAPGITHRMTRAAYQEAKNRADQGQWNPPPSAAAPRADGTEPPSAEADHAQTPAPTQTPAPAPDNTPAPDTNRAPSHSSSMRSSTVHPEPPTEAPHAAPAGPVIDPDTGALNKANLRKLVNDLTHALPAVPPKGSQTGKLSQALKDQLNAIATIAADGSRKPPHETGLAVRDAFAGAAQTARQLARNVGGGGGDLAEAYKGIAALLNEFKRTHLSASAHDVMSHYANKEAANLERKAPGIGQGKGGCNVVTSTTGGLTYSLLPKTGYTGPDISVGVGGGQGRLYLTDDDGDIDHWPSLQAFVKAVLGGKLGQWVARLVARLDLLAGSTWFEHNDLREMVKLVANNDANHAWMPSAGPNARKVRHALEALVNTLSTAVGRNYTESAGKPLYLNDAKIAKGFNTFKMTLLAAAIDEKLEKLGNTGRFGNLVSKAYPSTVEVLTQRLHSGGEQPLPLPLAPRRDVPDSVGYADGALYYRQATASVDASIGNQTHGGTNLEAGGIFGLNLRGNVAQYFMEFGESPHAQLDPGHQKDYQSVFKQHQLLDEACGHGAPPAQLFLYDSMRKALMQMDQRGTAMPFTETDRRLYGDAAAIPIQFRNAITHASPDQLNHAAGLLKQLQSTYLAFVSEASPLLAKNDKFMPAQQRDTLNRLRDSAFQQINQLVWQGRYSQQDALKHPAKFVAQSHASLSLALGCAGTHLSVVKQQLAQRHALDPRRDTGGGSTSANSEGERAIKKAINDADSIYKTVREMMDKTYLPLKNYDVRTQSPLKEAGLWQRWDTALRAQASGGAQAGLFNTIMSRLRTKSTQVQLGDLTGTISVSDSAGQVSLAAEARLMYADHQLNPSRTGKFWQLTFTAQGGAPITGALINLAVKAAIEKFMPNMRLEDEKFDPHEIIRQAQGLLFDITDGTSIVVKLRQPPDVEQAAMQLQYVRVLRNKSSGPNVSLSIPTPIGTFTPSISHNDSGQSLAGEIVGTDKSYLIMQHPAFSKVVDPFFARIAADPGNARAIAGELRQALDANPALRNRYLASPTMMADVVKEHFDAMAELAAAAEENRPPRILNEFLRYYATEPFARAANVSAQVASHAPGSTANGGDPFKIARSPLDERVSADTVNDLQGKRAHLQGLQTIEARADYLCGAEGRPLLEAFTKIVGNMRAINSAAFFHSNQQNIGFRSMLRDPRALARENKRIDAALNGKPASTGVLNRVRARLQPDRINLKEAGVTELRALAEPNPQPGQATGGRQNRQIAEAAKRELARREQRLGAALPPSAGGTPEA; this is translated from the coding sequence ATGCGCCCCTTTTCCAAATTTTTCTCGAACGCCACGCCCCCCACGTCGCGTACCACGGCAACGCACGCGGCAACTACGCCGGCACCGGCGGCACAGCAGCCCGCCTTGCCCAAGGTCCGGAAGACCTCGGGCTTGCCGGGCCCATTGCGCGGCCTGCTCGACAGTCGCACCGCAAAATACCAACAAAGCATGGCCAGGCTGTCGGACGATACCGAGTTGCAGCAGGCGCTGCTGGGCCAGCGGCCCGGCATGAACGGCCGCATGACCCGGGCGGTCTACCAGGAAGCGAAGAGGCGCATGGACAGCGGGCAGTGGAATCCGCAGCCCGCGGCAACGGAGGCCGCCCACGCGCCGGCACCCACGCCGGCCTCCCGTCCCATCCCCGGGGCCCCGAAAACTTCGCACCTGCCGGGCCCATTGCGCAACGTGCTCGACGGCCACACCGCGAAATACGAAAGAGCCTCGGTCCGGTTCGCGGACGACGCCAAGCTGCAGCAGGTACTGCTGGGCCAGGCGCCAGGCATCACCCACCGCATGACCCGGGCGGCCTACCAGGAAGCGAAAAACCGCGCGGATCAGGGGCAGTGGAATCCGCCGCCCTCCGCGGCCGCCCCCCGAGCCGACGGCACCGAGCCCCCCTCAGCGGAGGCCGACCACGCACAGACACCGGCCCCCACGCAGACACCGGCCCCGGCACCGGACAACACGCCGGCACCGGACACCAACCGCGCCCCCAGCCACTCAAGCAGCATGCGAAGCAGCACGGTCCATCCCGAGCCGCCTACCGAAGCCCCGCACGCGGCGCCCGCCGGGCCCGTGATCGACCCCGACACCGGCGCACTGAACAAGGCGAACCTGCGCAAGCTGGTGAACGATCTGACCCACGCGCTGCCGGCCGTACCCCCAAAGGGCTCCCAGACCGGGAAACTTAGCCAGGCGCTGAAAGACCAGCTCAACGCCATCGCTACGATCGCGGCCGACGGCTCGCGCAAACCGCCGCACGAAACCGGCCTCGCCGTCCGCGATGCCTTCGCCGGGGCGGCGCAGACCGCGCGCCAGCTCGCCCGCAACGTCGGCGGCGGCGGCGGCGATCTGGCCGAAGCATACAAAGGGATCGCCGCCCTGCTCAATGAGTTCAAGCGCACGCACCTGAGCGCCAGCGCGCACGACGTCATGAGCCACTACGCGAACAAGGAAGCCGCCAACCTGGAGCGCAAGGCGCCCGGCATCGGCCAGGGCAAGGGCGGCTGCAACGTCGTGACGAGCACGACGGGCGGCCTGACCTACTCCCTGCTGCCGAAGACCGGCTACACGGGCCCCGACATCTCCGTCGGCGTCGGCGGCGGCCAGGGCCGGCTCTATTTGACCGACGACGACGGCGATATCGACCACTGGCCCTCCTTGCAGGCGTTTGTCAAAGCCGTGCTCGGCGGCAAGCTCGGCCAATGGGTCGCCCGGCTGGTCGCCCGGCTGGATCTCCTGGCCGGCAGCACCTGGTTCGAACACAATGACCTGCGCGAGATGGTCAAGCTGGTCGCCAACAACGACGCCAACCACGCGTGGATGCCATCGGCCGGCCCGAATGCGCGCAAGGTCAGGCATGCGCTCGAGGCGCTGGTCAACACCCTGTCCACGGCGGTCGGGCGCAACTACACGGAGTCGGCGGGCAAGCCGCTGTACCTGAACGACGCCAAGATCGCCAAGGGCTTCAACACGTTCAAGATGACGCTGCTGGCCGCGGCGATCGACGAAAAACTCGAAAAACTGGGCAACACCGGCCGCTTCGGCAACCTGGTGAGCAAGGCCTACCCCTCGACGGTCGAGGTCCTGACCCAACGCCTCCACTCGGGCGGCGAGCAACCGTTGCCGCTGCCGCTGGCGCCCCGGCGTGACGTGCCCGACTCGGTCGGCTATGCCGACGGCGCGCTGTACTACCGCCAGGCAACGGCCAGCGTGGACGCCAGCATCGGCAACCAGACGCACGGCGGCACCAACCTGGAGGCCGGCGGCATCTTCGGGCTCAACCTGCGCGGCAACGTGGCCCAGTACTTCATGGAATTCGGCGAATCGCCCCACGCGCAGCTCGACCCGGGCCACCAGAAGGACTACCAGTCGGTCTTCAAGCAGCACCAGTTGCTCGACGAGGCCTGCGGCCATGGCGCGCCGCCGGCCCAGCTGTTCCTCTACGACAGCATGCGCAAAGCCTTGATGCAGATGGACCAGCGCGGCACGGCCATGCCGTTCACGGAAACCGATCGGCGCCTCTACGGCGACGCTGCGGCCATCCCGATCCAATTCCGCAATGCGATCACGCATGCCAGCCCCGATCAGCTCAACCATGCCGCGGGCCTGCTGAAACAGCTCCAGAGCACCTACCTGGCGTTTGTCAGCGAGGCATCGCCCCTGCTCGCGAAAAACGACAAGTTCATGCCCGCCCAGCAGCGCGACACGCTGAACCGCTTGCGGGATAGCGCGTTCCAGCAGATCAATCAACTCGTCTGGCAGGGCCGATACTCGCAGCAAGATGCCCTGAAGCATCCCGCGAAATTTGTCGCGCAAAGCCATGCGTCTCTCAGCCTGGCGCTCGGCTGCGCAGGCACGCACCTCTCCGTGGTCAAGCAGCAGTTGGCGCAGCGCCACGCGCTGGACCCGCGGCGGGACACGGGCGGCGGCAGCACAAGCGCCAACAGCGAAGGCGAGCGCGCCATCAAGAAAGCCATCAACGACGCCGACTCAATCTACAAGACCGTGCGCGAAATGATGGACAAGACCTACCTGCCGCTCAAGAACTACGACGTCCGGACCCAGAGCCCGCTGAAGGAGGCGGGGCTGTGGCAGCGCTGGGATACCGCCCTGCGGGCCCAGGCCTCCGGCGGCGCGCAGGCCGGCCTGTTCAACACCATCATGAGCCGGCTGCGCACCAAATCGACCCAGGTGCAACTAGGCGACCTGACCGGCACCATCTCGGTCTCCGACAGCGCCGGCCAGGTGTCGCTCGCCGCCGAAGCGCGCCTGATGTACGCGGATCACCAGCTCAACCCCAGCCGCACCGGCAAGTTCTGGCAGCTCACCTTCACCGCCCAGGGCGGCGCGCCCATCACCGGCGCGCTGATCAACCTGGCGGTCAAGGCCGCCATCGAGAAGTTCATGCCCAACATGCGGCTCGAAGACGAGAAGTTCGACCCGCACGAAATCATCCGCCAGGCCCAGGGCCTGCTGTTCGACATCACCGACGGCACCAGCATCGTCGTCAAGCTGCGGCAGCCGCCCGACGTGGAGCAGGCCGCGATGCAGCTGCAATACGTGCGCGTGCTGCGCAACAAGAGCAGCGGGCCGAACGTGTCGCTATCGATCCCGACGCCCATCGGCACCTTCACGCCGTCGATCTCGCACAACGACAGCGGCCAGAGCCTCGCGGGCGAAATCGTCGGCACCGACAAGAGCTACCTGATCATGCAGCACCCGGCCTTCTCCAAGGTCGTGGATCCGTTCTTCGCCAGGATCGCGGCGGACCCCGGCAACGCCCGCGCCATCGCCGGCGAACTGCGGCAGGCCCTGGACGCCAACCCCGCGCTGCGCAATCGCTACCTCGCCAGCCCGACCATGATGGCGGACGTGGTCAAGGAGCACTTCGATGCCATGGCGGAACTGGCCGCGGCGGCTGAGGAAAACCGCCCGCCCCGCATCCTGAACGAATTCCTGCGCTACTACGCCACCGAGCCGTTCGCCCGCGCGGCCAACGTCTCCGCCCAGGTCGCCAGCCACGCGCCCGGCTCCACCGCCAACGGCGGGGATCCGTTCAAGATCGCCCGATCGCCGCTCGACGAGCGCGTGTCCGCCGACACCGTGAACGACCTGCAAGGCAAGCGTGCGCACCTGCAGGGACTGCAGACGATCGAGGCGCGCGCGGACTATCTGTGCGGCGCGGAAGGCCGCCCGCTCCTGGAAGCCTTCACCAAGATCGTCGGCAACATGCGCGCGATCAACTCCGCGGCCTTCTTCCACAGCAACCAGCAAAACATCGGCTTCCGGTCCATGCTGCGCGACCCGCGTGCCCTGGCGCGCGAAAACAAGCGCATCGACGCCGCCCTGAACGGCAAGCCGGCGTCGACCGGCGTGTTGAACCGCGTGCGTGCCCGCCTGCAGCCGGACAGAATCAACCTCAAGGAGGCCGGCGTGACCGAACTGCGCGCCCTGGCCGAGCCGAACCCGCAACCAGGCCAGGCGACGGGAGGCCGGCAGAATCGACAGATCGCGGAGGCGGCCAAACGGGAACTGGCGCGCCGCGAGCAGCGGTTGGGGGCTGCCCTTCCGCCCAGCGCCGGCGGTACCCCGGAAGCCTGA